The nucleotide sequence CCTGTTCGAGGTGGAGTCGAACGGGGTCACCCGCCGGATGCTCGGGGCAGGCCAGAAATCCGGGGTGTTCTGGGCCCTCGATCGCGATACCGGTGAGGTCGTCTGGGAGACCCCTCTCACCAGCGGCAGCGAACTCATCGGAGGCGTGTTGAACAACGGCGCGTACGATGGCGAACGCATCCTCGTCGCCTCCAACGAGCGTTCGACTGGCGACGGCACACTCTTCGCGCTCGACCCCGCGACGGGTTCCGTACTCTGGCAGCAGCCGCTCGCGAGCTGGGTCTGGGCGCCAATCACGATTGCGAATCAGGTGGCGTTCGTCGCCACCTCGGATCAGATGCGTGCCTACGACGTCGCAAACGGGGAAGAGCTGTTCGCGTTTCCGTCGGAAGGAACGATCACGTCCGGCGCTGCGGTCGCCGACGGGCGGGTCTACTTCGGTAGCGGCATGGCCTACATCGTGGGTGCTCCCACCAGTCGCGTCTACGCTCTCTCGCTTCCGGGCGACGATCCCGGCCCGGCGCCGGAACCAACGCGGACGCCCGACGCGGGCGACGCGACGTTCACGGTGGTCTACGAGGAGATCTTCGTCGGGTCGGGCTGCGCCAGCGGCAGCTGCCATGGGGCCAACGCGGGTAGGCTCCCGCTCGCAACGCAGCGCGAAGCCTACGACGCGCTCGTCGGTGTGATCGCGCGCGGCGAGGCGTGTGGGGTTCTGCCGACACTCGGTACGAGCTGGATTCGTGTCGATCCCGGCAACCCCGACGGTAGTCTTCTCTACGACAAGGTCGCGTCCGCCCAACCGATCTGTGGAGATCGCATGCCGATCTCGAGCGCACTCGACCCGGCCCAGGTCGAGCTCATTCGAGGATGGATCGGCGCGGGCGCGCTGAACAACTAATGGCAAGCCCTGCGCCCAACTTCTGAGCCGGAGCGCTCACGGCGCTCGTCGACTTGCGCACGAATCGAGATGCCTCCACCCACCGAGTGGCCGGAACCGCCGATTCGCCTTTTGTTTGACAGAACCCCGCTCGCCGCTGCAGGTTTCACGGATTGGCCGACGCGCTAGCGACCGAGAGCTTCCGATTCACTTCTCCGTACCTACGACTACGTACTCGGCCCGGGTCTTTATGCGGTGTCGTGTACGTCGTCAAAGACGTCGGGATCAGTGGGCCTGATTTATAAGAGACACTTCCGGCACGTTTGCCCGCCTAGGCCGCACGTAGATTCTGCCGCTTACGACGAGCCATCGTCTTGTTCTTGATCTGTTCGCGGCGCATCAGGATCGCGGTGCGCCGCCCATGATATGCATCGGCTGGAGTCACGTTGTTTAGTGACTCGTGGTTGGGAAGACCAGGAGCGCGGGATGCGCCATCACTTCGCCACCCTGATGCCGATTCTGACGAGCGGCGCTCGTAGAAAGTTCGAGTCGGCGCTTTCGCGACTCGCGGCCCTGCGGCGGGCACACGAAGCAGCTCGCGAGACCATCGCGGAACGAGCGAACCTGCCTCGACTCTGCGCAAAACCCGATCCCGATCTGGTCTACACCTACGTCCCCGATGAGTGTGGCCACAACGCCAAAGGCTACCGGGATGTGCAACACCCGGGCGAAAAGTTGCCGGGAGTCAAACGAGTAGTTGTGATCGGCGACTCCGTGGCAGAAGGCGGTGGAGTTCGCCTGTTCCAAGGGTTCGCGAGCCAACTAGGGAAGCAACTCTCGCGCGGCGGCTCCATGAGGCGCTACGATGTCGGGTGGAAAGACAGTCCCCTCCATCGGATAGGTGATCCGAAACGCCGGGGCGTCCGCATTCACGGCCGGGTCGGCAACCGCTTCCGCAGCTGCCGCCATTCCCGGAACGCGAACGGCGGCAGCCGTCTAGTGGAGTCGGCGGTACGCCTCGAGGGACATCCTGAGCATGACGCGGGCATTGCCGAGCCGCTTATTCATCTTCGTGTCGCCGTAGGTCCGTTCCATGTAGTGGACCGGGAGATCGAGGTGGCGCAGGCCGAGCCGGGCCGCGCCGAAGATCAGTTCGTAGTCGCCCCAGCGATCGTTCGTTCCCCAGGACCCCCGCAGCGGGCGCATCCGCTCGTAGTCCCGTCGCCAGACCGCCTTCGTTCCACAGAGGGTATCGGAGATGTCCTGACCGAGTACGAAGCCGAACAGCATGCTGAACAGCTTGTTGCCAAAGACGTTCAGCAGCCGCATCGCCTGGTTCCGCATCGGGTAGACCATGCGCGTGCCGTTGATGAATTCGCCCCTTCCGTCGACCAATGCCTGATAGAACT is from Candidatus Binatia bacterium and encodes:
- a CDS encoding PQQ-binding-like beta-propeller repeat protein, with translation MAKRITPTLPICLMVLLFLASCSDVDLPGGSETATPNSKSEWTMLGGDLASTFHNRAEQKISPENVGQLRKHWEFKPAAQANGTPAIVDGVVYATSNGGSYALDADSGQVLWQNLDLRATSSPTFDDGSLFIHGVRGDLARLDAGTGAVVWTTRSDENPFTSGYSSPTVVDRYVIIGVSSNEEGTAASDATFRGAVVAFDRETGERLWRHDTAVAPYNGVGVWSTVTIDMETRRVFATSGNNYTGQAGPASDAIFALDLDTGDSIWTTQLTEGDVFTVLNARGPDSDFGTNPTLFEVESNGVTRRMLGAGQKSGVFWALDRDTGEVVWETPLTSGSELIGGVLNNGAYDGERILVASNERSTGDGTLFALDPATGSVLWQQPLASWVWAPITIANQVAFVATSDQMRAYDVANGEELFAFPSEGTITSGAAVADGRVYFGSGMAYIVGAPTSRVYALSLPGDDPGPAPEPTRTPDAGDATFTVVYEEIFVGSGCASGSCHGANAGRLPLATQREAYDALVGVIARGEACGVLPTLGTSWIRVDPGNPDGSLLYDKVASAQPICGDRMPISSALDPAQVELIRGWIGAGALNN